In one Bartonella grahamii subsp. shimonis genomic region, the following are encoded:
- a CDS encoding class I fructose-bisphosphate aldolase, producing MNERLEDIALALVHAGKGILAADESTATIGKRFESIGVESNEDRRRAYREMLFSTKEAMENAISGVILFDETIRQKASTGKMLTDLIRDAGALPGIKVDTGAKPLAAFPQETITEGLDGLRERLKDYYALGARFAKWRAVIAIDEHTLPTRGAINQNAQALARYAALCQELNIVPIVEPEVLMDGPSCGHSITRCFEVTRTVLTTVFKELFEARVLLEGMILKPNMVIDGKEARKAGVEEVAEKTVQVLKQTVPAAVPGIAFLSGGQSDQEATAHLSAMNSLGALPWKLTFSYGRALQAAALKAWAGKDENIAVAQKAFRHRARMNHLAALGQWTTEQEKVSA from the coding sequence ATGAATGAACGGCTTGAAGATATTGCACTTGCTTTGGTGCACGCGGGTAAAGGTATTTTGGCGGCAGATGAAAGTACGGCGACCATTGGAAAGCGTTTTGAAAGCATTGGTGTTGAATCCAATGAAGATAGGCGCCGTGCTTATCGTGAAATGCTTTTTAGTACAAAAGAAGCAATGGAAAATGCCATCTCTGGGGTTATTTTATTTGATGAAACCATTCGGCAAAAAGCATCAACTGGGAAAATGTTGACGGATCTTATTCGGGATGCAGGTGCTTTGCCAGGGATTAAAGTTGATACCGGTGCAAAACCCTTGGCCGCTTTCCCCCAAGAGACAATTACCGAAGGGTTGGATGGTCTTCGTGAGCGGCTAAAAGACTATTATGCTTTGGGAGCACGTTTTGCTAAATGGCGTGCGGTAATTGCTATTGATGAACACACTTTGCCAACAAGAGGCGCTATCAATCAAAATGCACAAGCTCTTGCACGCTATGCTGCCTTGTGTCAGGAACTCAATATTGTACCCATTGTTGAGCCGGAAGTGTTGATGGATGGACCATCGTGTGGGCATTCCATTACACGTTGCTTTGAGGTGACACGCACCGTTTTGACAACCGTCTTTAAAGAATTGTTTGAAGCCCGTGTTCTTTTGGAGGGGATGATTTTAAAGCCCAATATGGTGATTGATGGCAAGGAAGCGCGCAAGGCTGGTGTTGAAGAAGTTGCTGAAAAGACCGTCCAGGTGCTTAAACAGACTGTTCCTGCCGCTGTTCCAGGGATTGCTTTTCTTTCTGGAGGGCAGTCTGATCAGGAAGCAACGGCGCATTTATCTGCCATGAATTCTTTGGGCGCATTGCCTTGGAAATTGACCTTTTCTTATGGGCGAGCATTGCAAGCAGCTGCCTTAAAAGCATGGGCTGGAAAAGATGAGAATATTGCTGTTGCACAGAAGGCATTTCGTCATCGCGCTCGGATGAATCATCTTGCGGCTTTAGGACAATGGACAACAGAACAAGAAAAAGTGAGCGCTTGA
- a CDS encoding helix-turn-helix domain-containing protein, translating into MIVAHKIALDLNNKQRSYMTRASGCARFAYNWALKEWRQQYEVWKKDNNLPKPNDYALRRQFNSLKREQFPWMMEVTKNALQMAIIQLGAAFKNFFSGRS; encoded by the coding sequence ATGATTGTTGCTCACAAAATCGCTCTAGACTTAAACAATAAACAGCGAAGCTATATGACTCGAGCCAGTGGTTGCGCGCGCTTTGCTTATAATTGGGCACTGAAGGAATGGCGGCAGCAATATGAAGTATGGAAGAAAGATAATAATTTACCAAAGCCTAATGACTATGCGCTCCGTAGACAATTCAATTCTCTAAAACGAGAACAATTTCCATGGATGATGGAAGTTACAAAAAATGCTCTCCAAATGGCAATTATTCAATTGGGTGCGGCTTTTAAGAATTTCTTTTCAGGAAGAAGCTGA
- a CDS encoding phosphoglycerate kinase — protein MGFRTLDDVDVTGKRVLVRVDFNVPMAQGKVCDTTRLERHKETLVELQKRGAKLILLSHCGRPKGKVEPEFSLRPVVQVLEKIINQPISFAPDCIGSAVQVAVESLQNGSVLLLENVRFYAGEEKNDCSFAEALAHNGDLYVNDAFSVSHRAHASVEGITHLLPSYAGRSLQGEMQALEKGLGNPTHPVVALVGGAKVSSKLFVLNHLVEKVDSLIIGGGMANSFLAAQGIHVGKSLCEYALMETVKKIIKKAQECQCTLLLPVDAVVGFRFEKDAPHRLYDIEDIPQDGMILDIGTRSIAHINAVIDKAATLVWNGPLGVFEMTPFDKGTIAVARHAAERSLTGKLVSIAGGGDTVFALNHAGVANDFTYLSTAGGAFLEWMEGKALPGILALMQA, from the coding sequence ATGGGGTTTCGTACACTTGATGATGTTGATGTCACTGGGAAGCGTGTTCTTGTGCGGGTGGATTTTAATGTGCCAATGGCGCAGGGCAAGGTCTGTGATACGACGCGCTTAGAGCGACATAAAGAGACACTCGTTGAGTTACAAAAGCGTGGTGCTAAACTTATTCTGCTTTCTCATTGTGGTCGCCCTAAAGGAAAGGTAGAGCCAGAGTTTTCACTCCGTCCTGTGGTGCAAGTGCTGGAAAAGATCATTAATCAGCCTATTTCTTTTGCTCCTGACTGTATCGGTTCGGCGGTGCAGGTTGCGGTCGAGTCATTACAAAATGGTAGTGTTTTATTGCTTGAAAATGTTCGTTTTTATGCTGGTGAAGAAAAGAATGATTGTTCTTTTGCAGAAGCTTTGGCTCATAATGGGGATCTCTATGTCAATGATGCTTTTTCAGTTTCTCATCGTGCCCATGCTTCGGTGGAGGGAATAACGCATTTGTTGCCTTCTTATGCAGGGCGCTCTTTGCAAGGTGAGATGCAGGCGTTAGAAAAAGGACTTGGCAATCCAACACATCCTGTGGTTGCCCTTGTGGGAGGAGCGAAAGTCTCCAGCAAGCTTTTTGTGCTTAATCATTTGGTGGAAAAAGTTGACTCCTTGATTATTGGTGGGGGGATGGCTAACAGTTTTTTAGCAGCGCAAGGTATCCATGTAGGGAAATCTCTGTGTGAATATGCATTAATGGAAACGGTAAAAAAAATCATTAAAAAAGCGCAAGAGTGTCAATGTACGCTTCTGCTCCCTGTGGATGCTGTCGTTGGATTTCGCTTTGAAAAAGATGCACCGCATCGTCTTTATGACATTGAAGATATTCCACAAGATGGCATGATATTGGATATTGGGACGCGCTCTATTGCGCATATCAATGCCGTGATAGATAAAGCTGCTACTCTTGTGTGGAATGGACCTCTTGGTGTTTTTGAGATGACTCCTTTTGATAAGGGAACCATTGCAGTTGCACGCCATGCAGCAGAACGTAGTTTGACGGGAAAGTTGGTTTCAATTGCGGGAGGAGGCGATACAGTTTTTGCCCTTAATCATGCCGGTGTTGCCAATGATTTTACTTATCTCTCGACTGCTGGAGGGGCTTTTTTGGAATGGATGGAAGGTAAGGCTCTGCCTGGCATTCTTGCCCTTATGCAGGCTTAA
- a CDS encoding RNA-guided endonuclease TnpB family protein: MHDRFTLTNDQIQFQGSKIRIPKLGWVRLREQLQFQGKILSATISRKADRWFVSLSVETDNQESLSENQAIVNLDLGINALVTLSTGKTIGSVKLYKALLNRLRRLSRRLSRKQKGWSHRHKEKQKRAKLHARIRNIRTDNLHKVTTDLIQRFGTFCLEVLHVKGLLKNQHLSRVLANRWYASRKICHHCGCKIEQLPLNIREWRCSHCSTHHDRDINAAINFKNLAVSSTVSACGEEGSGPMSCDFGETSLEETVN; the protein is encoded by the coding sequence ATGCACGATCGTTTTACTTTGACCAATGATCAAATACAGTTTCAAGGTTCCAAGATAAGAATTCCCAAACTTGGTTGGGTTCGTCTGCGAGAACAATTGCAATTTCAAGGAAAGATCTTGTCAGCAACCATTAGCCGTAAAGCGGATCGGTGGTTTGTAAGTCTTAGCGTTGAAACAGATAATCAAGAGTCACTAAGCGAGAACCAAGCGATTGTTAATCTTGATTTGGGCATCAATGCACTTGTAACGCTTTCCACAGGAAAAACCATAGGAAGCGTTAAACTTTATAAGGCTTTGCTAAATCGTTTACGGCGCTTATCACGGCGTTTAAGTCGTAAGCAAAAAGGCTGGAGCCACCGCCATAAGGAGAAACAAAAACGCGCTAAGCTTCATGCACGGATAAGAAATATCAGAACGGATAATTTGCATAAGGTTACAACAGATTTAATTCAGCGTTTTGGTACATTTTGTCTCGAAGTTCTTCATGTAAAAGGCTTACTGAAAAATCAGCATTTATCGCGTGTCCTTGCAAATCGTTGGTATGCGAGCCGTAAGATCTGCCATCATTGCGGATGTAAAATTGAACAATTGCCTCTTAACATACGTGAGTGGAGATGTTCTCATTGTAGTACACACCATGATCGAGACATTAATGCCGCGATTAATTTCAAAAACTTGGCGGTGAGTTCCACCGTGTCAGCCTGTGGAGAGGAAGGCTCTGGGCCAATGTCCTGTGACTTTGGTGAAACCAGCCTCGAAGAAACAGTAAATTAA
- the gap gene encoding type I glyceraldehyde-3-phosphate dehydrogenase, translating into MTVRVAINGFGRIGRNILRALVESGRQDIEVVAINDLGSVEINAHLLRYDSVHGRFPGIVKVVGDAIDVGGGLIKVCAERDPAQLPWKDLDIDIALECTGIFTARDKASAHLDAGAKRVLVSAPSEGADLTVVYGVNHQSLSSEHRVVSNASCTTNCLAPVAQVLHNTVGIEKGFMTTIHSYTGDQPVLDTMHRDLYRARAAALSMIPTSTGAAKAVGLVLPELKGLLDGVSIRVPTPNVSVVDLTFTAKRSTTIEEINTAIATAAQGPLKGVLDYTEEKLVSCDFNHNPHSAIFHNDQTKVIDGKLCRVLVWYDNEWGFSNRMSDTAVAFANTI; encoded by the coding sequence ATGACAGTTCGTGTTGCAATTAATGGGTTTGGTCGTATTGGTCGCAATATTTTACGTGCACTTGTGGAAAGTGGACGACAAGATATCGAAGTGGTCGCAATTAATGATTTGGGATCGGTGGAAATAAATGCCCATTTATTGCGCTATGATTCAGTTCATGGGCGTTTCCCTGGGATTGTTAAGGTGGTAGGGGATGCCATTGACGTGGGAGGTGGTTTAATAAAGGTATGTGCAGAGCGCGATCCTGCTCAATTGCCTTGGAAAGATTTGGATATCGATATTGCTTTGGAATGTACGGGCATTTTTACTGCGCGTGATAAAGCAAGTGCTCATTTGGATGCGGGGGCAAAGCGTGTTCTTGTTTCTGCGCCTTCTGAAGGAGCAGATCTTACGGTTGTCTATGGGGTTAATCATCAATCTTTAAGCAGCGAGCATCGCGTTGTTTCAAATGCTTCTTGTACAACCAATTGTTTGGCGCCTGTTGCACAAGTCTTGCACAACACCGTGGGTATTGAAAAGGGCTTTATGACAACAATCCATTCTTATACGGGTGATCAACCTGTGTTGGATACAATGCATCGTGATCTTTATCGTGCACGTGCAGCAGCTCTTTCTATGATTCCTACCTCAACAGGAGCGGCAAAAGCTGTCGGATTGGTCTTGCCAGAATTAAAGGGATTGCTTGATGGTGTATCGATTCGTGTTCCGACCCCTAATGTTTCTGTGGTTGATTTGACATTTACCGCTAAGCGTTCCACAACAATCGAAGAAATTAATACAGCCATTGCTACTGCGGCACAAGGTCCTTTAAAGGGCGTTTTGGATTATACAGAAGAAAAACTCGTGAGTTGTGATTTTAATCATAATCCTCATTCAGCTATTTTCCACAATGATCAAACAAAAGTGATTGATGGTAAGCTCTGTCGCGTTCTGGTTTGGTATGATAATGAATGGGGCTTTTCTAACCGTATGAGTGATACGGCTGTGGCTTTTGCTAATACAATATAA